In a single window of the Abditibacteriota bacterium genome:
- the cysK gene encoding cysteine synthase A, translating into MIKNTILEAIGRTPIIRLQHTGDPDGAEILVKFEGLNVGGSIKTRTAYAMICDAERRGIIGPDTVIVEPTSGNQGIGLALVGAVRGYRVKIIMPDSVSVERRKLVEHYGAEVILVHDAGSIGECIDECVRLALAMRDEDPRVFVPQQFENPANTDIQRSVTAREILEDVGGPIHGFCSGIGTGGTITGIGEALKAANPHITIWAVEPENAAILSGGSIGTHVQMGIGDGLIPPILNTSIYDDVCIIKDEEAIRISKELASREGILCGISSGTNVAAAIKLARRLGKGKTVVTVLPDTAERYFSTPLFD; encoded by the coding sequence ATGATAAAAAATACTATACTCGAAGCCATCGGGCGCACGCCCATCATCAGGCTTCAGCACACAGGGGACCCGGACGGGGCCGAGATACTGGTCAAATTTGAGGGTCTGAACGTAGGCGGCTCCATCAAGACACGCACGGCTTACGCCATGATATGCGACGCGGAGCGGCGGGGCATCATCGGACCGGACACCGTCATCGTGGAGCCCACCTCGGGCAATCAGGGGATCGGTCTGGCTCTGGTGGGCGCTGTCAGAGGCTACAGGGTAAAGATCATCATGCCCGACTCCGTCAGCGTGGAGCGCCGCAAGCTGGTGGAGCACTACGGCGCCGAGGTGATCCTGGTCCACGACGCGGGGAGCATAGGCGAGTGCATCGACGAATGCGTGCGTCTGGCCCTGGCCATGCGGGATGAGGACCCCCGGGTGTTCGTGCCCCAGCAATTCGAAAATCCTGCCAACACCGACATCCAGCGCAGTGTCACCGCCCGGGAGATACTGGAGGACGTAGGCGGGCCCATCCACGGCTTCTGCTCCGGCATAGGCACCGGCGGCACCATCACGGGCATCGGCGAGGCCCTGAAGGCGGCCAATCCCCACATCACCATCTGGGCGGTGGAGCCCGAAAACGCGGCCATCCTCTCCGGAGGCTCCATAGGCACCCACGTGCAGATGGGTATAGGCGACGGCCTCATACCCCCTATCCTCAACACGTCCATCTATGACGACGTGTGCATCATCAAAGACGAAGAAGCCATCCGCATATCCAAGGAACTGGCCAGCCGGGAAGGCATTCTGTGCGGCATCAGCAGCGGCACCAACGTGGCCGCCGCCATCAAGCTGGCCCGCCGGCTGGGCAAGGGCAAGACCGTGGTCACGGTGCTGCCCGACACTGCCGAGCGCTACTTCTCCACTCCCCTCTTCGACTGA